The following are from one region of the Mauremys mutica isolate MM-2020 ecotype Southern chromosome 22, ASM2049712v1, whole genome shotgun sequence genome:
- the DPAGT1 gene encoding UDP-N-acetylglucosamine--dolichyl-phosphate N-acetylglucosaminephosphotransferase isoform X1: MWGLPVIPLLINFCGALLGFVATLTLIPAFKDHFIAAKLFGIDLNKTSKQPIPESQGVISGAVFLIILFCFIPVPFLSCFVEEQCKAFPHHEFVEFIGSLLAICCMIFLGFADDVLNLRWRHKLLLPTMASLPLLMVYFTNFGNTTIVVPKPFRVLLGMHLDLGILYYVYMGMLAVFCTNAINILAGINGLEAGQSLVIAASIITFNVVELNGDYRDDHIFSLYFMIPFFFTTLGLLYHNWYPSSVFVGDTFCYFAGMTFAVVGILGHFSKTMLLFFIPQVLNFLYSLPQLFHIIPCPRHRLPRFNPGTGKLEMSYSKFRTKSLSALGKYILKVSETLHIVDVRQELDEDEEYTECNNMTLINFVLKLIGPAPEQTLTVLLLLIQVVGSTTAFLIRYQLVRLFYDV, encoded by the exons ATGTGGGGCTTACCTGTGATCCCTTTGCTGATTAATTTTTGTGGTGCTCTCCTGGGGTTCGTGGCTACCCTGACGCTGATCCCAGCCTTCAAGGATCATTTCATTGCTGCCAAGCTCTTCGGGATAGACTTGAACAAAACTTCTAAACAGCCCAT TCCTGAATCCCAAGGTGTGATCAGTGGTGCTGTGTTCTTGATCATCCTTTTCTGCTTTATTCCTGTGCCCTTTTTGAGCTGTTTTGTAGAGGAGCAGTGCAAGGCATTTCCACACCATGAG TTTGTGGAGTTCATTGGCTCCCTTCTTGCCATCTGCTGCATGATCTTCCTGGGCTTTGCAGATGATGTTCTGAACCTGCGCTGGCGACATAAGCTGCTACTTCCTACCATGGCCTCCCTTCCTCTGCTTATGGTCTACTTCACTAACTTTGGGAACACAACGATTGTGGTGCCCAAGCCCTTCCGGGTGTTATTGGGGATGCACTTGGACCTGG GTATCCTGTACTATGTGTACATGGGCATGCTAGCAGTGTTTTGCACCAACGCCATCAACATTCTTGCTGGAATTAATGGGCTTGAGGCAGGACAGTCTCTGGTGATAGCTGCTTCCATCATCACATTCAATGTTGTTGAATTAAATG GAGACTATAGAGATGATCACATTTTTTCTCTCTACTTCATGATTCCTTTTTTCTTTACTACTCTGGGGCTGCTTTACCACAACTG GTATCCATCCAGCGTGTTTGTAGGTGACACCTTCTGCTATTTTGCTGGTATGACGTTTGCTGTGGTGGGGATCCTTGGGCACTTCAGCAAGACAATGCTGCTCTTCTTCATCCCACAAGTCCTCAACTTCCTTTACTCTTTGCCTCAGCTCTTCCACATCATTCCTTGTCCTCGTCATCGGCTGCCCAG GTTCAATCCTGGTACAGGGAAGCTGGAGATGAGTTATTCTAAATTCAGAACCAAAAGTCTTTCAGCACTGGGAAAGTATATTCTAAAG GTATCAGAGACCTTACATATAGTGGATGTGAGACAGGAATTGGATGAAGATGAAGAATACACAGAGTGCAATAACATGACACTCATTAACTTTGTGTTAAAGCTTATTGGACCAGCTCCAGAGCAAACCCTCactgtcctgctgctgctcatCCAG GTCGTGGGCAGCACCACTGCATTTTTGATCCGGTACCAGCTAGTACGCTTGTTCTATGATGTTTGA
- the HMBS gene encoding porphobilinogen deaminase isoform X2, which produces MENKTLRNTQDENGLKNRVIRVGTRRSQLARIQTDSVVEMLRKRYLNLHFEIVAMSTTGDKILDTALSKIGEKSLFTKELENALERNEVDLVVHSLKDLPTSLPPGFTIGAICKRENPHDAVVFHPKNYEKTLNSLPEKSVIGTSSLRRAAQLKRRFPHLEFRDIRGNLNTRLKKLDEKEDFSAIILAAAGLRRMGWENRIGQILNPEDCLYAVGQGALAVEVRARDEEILDMVSALHDGETVLCCIAERAFMRHLEGGCSVPVAVSTMLKDSQLYLTGAVYSLDGSDTLKDTMQTGVNYPQQNEEGPNDDTQYVGITAKNIPRHAQEAAENLGVELASLLLSKGAKRILNVARQLNDAR; this is translated from the exons CTGGCCCGGATTCAGACAGACAGTGTGGTGGAAATGCTCCGCAAGCGATACCTCAACCTTCATTTTGAGATTG TTGCCATGTCAACAACTGGAGACAAGATCCTGGACACTGCTCTTTCCAAG ATTGGAGAGAAGAGCCTCTTTACCAAGGAGCTGGAAAATGCACTGGAAAGAAATGA AGTTGACCTGGTTGTTCACTCCTTGAAGGACCTGCCAACTTCGCTCCCGCCTGGCTTCACCATTGGGGCCATCTGCAA AAGGGAAAACCCCCATGATGCTGTCGTTTTTCATCCAAAGAACTATGAGAAGACCCTCAACAGCCTTCCTGAAAAGAG TGTGATTGGAACCAGTTCACTTCGGCGAGCAGCTCAGCTCAAAAGGCGGTTCCCTCATCTGGAATTCAGGGATATT AGAGGAAATTTAAACACCCGCTTGAAAAAGCTGGATGAAAAGGAGGACTTCAGTGCCATAATTCTAGCTGCTGCTGGACTGAGAAGGATGGGCTGGGAGAATCGTATTGGTCAG ATCCTAAACCCTGAAGATTGCCTTTATGCTGTTGGGCAG GGTGCTTTAGCAGTAGAGGTCCGAGCTAGAGATGAAGAGATACTGGATATGGTATCTGCCTTGCATGATGGGGAAACGGTGCTATGCTGCATTGCTGAGAGAGCCTTTATGAGACACTTG GAGGGTGGATGTAGCGTTCCTGTAGCAGTCAGTACCATGCTGAAAGACTCTCAG TTGTATTTGACAGGAGCTGTCTACAGCTTGGATGGATCAGATACCCTGAAGGACACTATGCAGACTGGTGTTAACTACCCACAGCAG aatgaAGAGGGACCCAATGATGATACACAGTATGTTGGCATCACTGCCAAGAACATTCCTCGTCATGCTCAGGAGGCCGCAGAGAATCTGGGTGTTGAACTAGCCAGCTTACTGCTGAGCAAGGGTGCTAAGCGTATCCTCAATGTTGCAAGGCAGCTCAATGATGCCAGATAA
- the DPAGT1 gene encoding UDP-N-acetylglucosamine--dolichyl-phosphate N-acetylglucosaminephosphotransferase isoform X2: protein MIFLGFADDVLNLRWRHKLLLPTMASLPLLMVYFTNFGNTTIVVPKPFRVLLGMHLDLGILYYVYMGMLAVFCTNAINILAGINGLEAGQSLVIAASIITFNVVELNGDYRDDHIFSLYFMIPFFFTTLGLLYHNWYPSSVFVGDTFCYFAGMTFAVVGILGHFSKTMLLFFIPQVLNFLYSLPQLFHIIPCPRHRLPRFNPGTGKLEMSYSKFRTKSLSALGKYILKVSETLHIVDVRQELDEDEEYTECNNMTLINFVLKLIGPAPEQTLTVLLLLIQVVGSTTAFLIRYQLVRLFYDV, encoded by the exons ATGATCTTCCTGGGCTTTGCAGATGATGTTCTGAACCTGCGCTGGCGACATAAGCTGCTACTTCCTACCATGGCCTCCCTTCCTCTGCTTATGGTCTACTTCACTAACTTTGGGAACACAACGATTGTGGTGCCCAAGCCCTTCCGGGTGTTATTGGGGATGCACTTGGACCTGG GTATCCTGTACTATGTGTACATGGGCATGCTAGCAGTGTTTTGCACCAACGCCATCAACATTCTTGCTGGAATTAATGGGCTTGAGGCAGGACAGTCTCTGGTGATAGCTGCTTCCATCATCACATTCAATGTTGTTGAATTAAATG GAGACTATAGAGATGATCACATTTTTTCTCTCTACTTCATGATTCCTTTTTTCTTTACTACTCTGGGGCTGCTTTACCACAACTG GTATCCATCCAGCGTGTTTGTAGGTGACACCTTCTGCTATTTTGCTGGTATGACGTTTGCTGTGGTGGGGATCCTTGGGCACTTCAGCAAGACAATGCTGCTCTTCTTCATCCCACAAGTCCTCAACTTCCTTTACTCTTTGCCTCAGCTCTTCCACATCATTCCTTGTCCTCGTCATCGGCTGCCCAG GTTCAATCCTGGTACAGGGAAGCTGGAGATGAGTTATTCTAAATTCAGAACCAAAAGTCTTTCAGCACTGGGAAAGTATATTCTAAAG GTATCAGAGACCTTACATATAGTGGATGTGAGACAGGAATTGGATGAAGATGAAGAATACACAGAGTGCAATAACATGACACTCATTAACTTTGTGTTAAAGCTTATTGGACCAGCTCCAGAGCAAACCCTCactgtcctgctgctgctcatCCAG GTCGTGGGCAGCACCACTGCATTTTTGATCCGGTACCAGCTAGTACGCTTGTTCTATGATGTTTGA
- the LOC123354799 gene encoding histone H2AX — translation MSGRGKGGGKARAKAKSRSSRAGLQFPVGRVHRLLRRGHYAERVGAGAPVYLAAVLEYLTAEILELAGNAARDNKKTRIIPRHLQLAVRNDEELNKLLGGVTIAQGGVLPNIQAVLLPKKAGAGGAGPAKSGKKGSSQQSQEY, via the coding sequence ATGTCCGGCCGCGGCAAGGGCGGCGGCAAGGCCCGCGCTAAGGCTAAATCTCGCTCGTCCCGCGCCGGGCTGCAGTTCCCGGTGGGGCGCGTGCACCGGCTGCTGCGGCGCGGCCACTACGCGGAGCGCGTCGGCGCGGGCGCGCCGGTGTACCTGGCCGCCGTGCTCGAGTACCTGACGGCGGAGATCCTGGAGCTGGCGGGGAACGCGGCGCGGGACAACAAGAAGACGCGCATTATCCCGCGGCACCTGCAGCTTGCGGTGCGCAACGACGAAGAGCTCAACAAGCTGCTGGGCGGCGTCACCATCGCGCAGGGCGGGGTCCTGCCCAACATCCAGGCCGTGCTGCTGCCCAAGAAGGCGGGCGCCGGCGGAGCCGGGCCGGCCAAGAGCGGCAagaagggcagcagccagcaatcGCAGGAATACTAG